In Halalkalicoccus subterraneus, the following are encoded in one genomic region:
- the tuf gene encoding translation elongation factor EF-1 subunit alpha, translating into MSDKPHQNLAIIGHVDHGKSTLVGRLLYETGSVPEHVIEQHREEAEEKGKGGFEFAYVMDNLAEERERGVTIDIAHQEFDTDEYYFTIVDCPGHRDFVKNMITGASQADNAVLVVAADDGVAPQTQEHVFLARTLGINELIVGVNKMDLVDYSENDYKEVVEEVKQLLNQVRFDTEDAEFIPISAFEGDNVAERSGNMDWYDGKILLEALNNLEAPQPPTDAPLRLPIQDVYTISGIGTVPVGRVETGVLNTGDNVSFQPSDVGGEVKTVEMHHEEVPKAEPGDNVGFNVRGIGKDDIRRGDVCGPADDPPSVATTFKAQIVVMQHPSVITAGYTPVFHAHTAQVACTIETIDQKIDPASGEVEEENPDFIQSGDAAVVTVRPQKPLSLEPSSEIPELGSFAVRDMGQTIAAGRVLEVNES; encoded by the coding sequence ATGAGCGACAAACCACACCAGAACCTGGCCATTATCGGCCACGTCGACCACGGGAAGAGCACGCTCGTCGGGCGACTGCTGTACGAGACCGGCAGCGTCCCGGAGCACGTCATCGAACAGCACCGCGAGGAGGCCGAGGAGAAGGGCAAGGGCGGCTTCGAGTTCGCCTACGTCATGGACAATCTCGCCGAGGAGCGAGAGCGCGGTGTAACCATCGACATCGCCCACCAGGAGTTCGACACCGACGAGTACTACTTCACCATCGTCGACTGTCCGGGTCACCGCGACTTCGTCAAGAACATGATCACTGGCGCGAGCCAGGCTGACAACGCCGTGCTCGTCGTCGCCGCGGACGACGGCGTCGCGCCCCAGACCCAGGAGCACGTCTTCCTGGCTCGAACGCTCGGTATCAACGAGCTGATCGTCGGCGTCAACAAGATGGATCTCGTCGACTACTCCGAGAACGACTACAAGGAGGTCGTCGAGGAGGTCAAGCAGCTCCTCAACCAGGTCCGCTTCGACACCGAAGACGCGGAGTTCATCCCGATCTCGGCGTTCGAGGGCGACAACGTCGCCGAGCGCTCCGGAAACATGGACTGGTACGACGGCAAGATCCTGCTCGAGGCACTCAACAACCTCGAGGCACCGCAGCCGCCGACGGACGCCCCGCTACGCCTGCCCATCCAGGACGTCTACACCATCTCGGGCATCGGGACGGTCCCGGTCGGCCGCGTCGAGACCGGCGTCCTCAACACGGGCGACAACGTCTCGTTCCAGCCCAGCGACGTCGGCGGCGAGGTCAAGACCGTCGAGATGCACCACGAGGAGGTCCCCAAGGCCGAACCCGGCGACAACGTCGGATTCAACGTCCGCGGCATCGGCAAGGACGACATCCGCCGCGGGGACGTCTGTGGCCCCGCCGACGACCCGCCGAGCGTCGCCACCACGTTCAAGGCCCAGATCGTCGTGATGCAGCACCCCTCGGTGATCACCGCGGGCTACACGCCGGTCTTCCACGCCCACACCGCACAGGTCGCCTGTACGATCGAGACGATCGACCAGAAGATCGATCCCGCAAGCGGCGAGGTCGAGGAGGAGAACCCCGACTTCATCCAGTCGGGCGACGCCGCGGTCGTCACCGTTCGACCGCAAAAGCCCCTCAGCCTCGAGCCATCCTCGGAGATCCCCGAGCTCGGGAGCTTCGCAGTGCGCGACATGGGACAGACCATCGCGGCCGGTCGAGTCCTCGAGGTCAACGAGAGCTAA
- a CDS encoding RNA-guided endonuclease InsQ/TnpB family protein gives MSKGQQSCSGEYTAGTTTETVTRTIKCPLETSDRKREYLRSVIEEWQDIARFTAERLKSFQRYDISRNNPQVYSIVKEWDDLGISAAIARDATYKAVEAYESWYELGQQGRPPMGQFGDGNYLRLSNQQLTIAENDRGYGVKLNLVPRDAEWFHIGGGEYQADWLERVVDEDDSTRVGSSEVRLDSEQAYLHLVVVTEVEVYKPDDVSTRIGVDLGENALYAAAVTGPDGIQEVEMESGREFRHYRDELDRRRKRLSQKGDLQGVRQCRGERERYTEHVTHTATKTIVELAQAHAPCKIRLEEMGNYRETVDDPIHDWPRGMLAEQICYKATAAGIPVEFVESPYTSKECNRCDQRGLREGPSFECRRCDYEVHADVNAAINIAHCPPKDD, from the coding sequence ATGAGTAAAGGGCAACAATCGTGTTCAGGTGAATACACCGCCGGAACAACGACCGAGACAGTCACTCGGACGATTAAATGCCCGCTCGAAACGAGCGACCGTAAGCGGGAGTACCTCCGCAGCGTGATTGAGGAATGGCAGGATATCGCCCGATTCACTGCCGAACGACTCAAATCATTCCAACGGTATGATATTTCTCGGAACAACCCGCAGGTGTACTCAATCGTCAAAGAGTGGGATGACCTCGGTATCAGCGCCGCCATCGCGCGTGATGCGACGTACAAAGCAGTCGAAGCCTATGAGTCGTGGTATGAACTCGGTCAACAGGGCCGACCACCCATGGGACAGTTCGGGGACGGAAATTACCTCAGACTGTCGAACCAGCAACTCACGATTGCCGAGAACGACCGTGGATATGGCGTCAAGCTCAACCTTGTTCCGAGAGACGCCGAGTGGTTCCATATCGGTGGTGGCGAGTATCAGGCCGACTGGTTAGAACGAGTCGTTGACGAAGACGACTCAACGCGAGTCGGCTCATCCGAAGTTCGCCTTGACAGTGAGCAGGCATATCTTCACCTGGTTGTCGTCACCGAAGTCGAGGTCTACAAACCAGATGACGTTTCGACACGCATTGGCGTTGACCTTGGGGAGAACGCCCTGTATGCCGCAGCCGTGACAGGACCGGACGGGATACAAGAAGTCGAGATGGAATCTGGCCGGGAGTTTCGTCATTATCGAGATGAGTTAGACCGCAGGCGAAAGCGTTTGTCTCAGAAAGGCGATTTGCAGGGCGTCAGACAATGTAGAGGCGAGCGCGAGCGGTATACCGAGCATGTGACGCATACGGCGACGAAAACGATTGTAGAGCTTGCTCAGGCCCATGCACCATGCAAAATCCGGTTGGAGGAGATGGGTAACTATCGAGAGACTGTTGATGACCCGATACATGACTGGCCGCGTGGGATGCTTGCCGAGCAAATCTGTTACAAGGCGACTGCTGCCGGTATTCCGGTCGAGTTCGTTGAGTCGCCGTATACCAGTAAAGAGTGTAATCGATGTGACCAGAGGGGCCTCCGGGAGGGGCCATCGTTTGAGTGCCGACGCTGTGACTATGAAGTCCATGCTGACGTGAATGCGGCCATCAATATTGCTCATTGTCCGCCCAAAGACGACTGA
- a CDS encoding type I restriction-modification system subunit M N-terminal domain-containing protein, with protein sequence MTLSLDALESHLFKCADIIRDAVDPTDYKDYILPLVYYKTISDEFEQQYEQNVEDYGEEHAQWLEENSVRLIFSNEDL encoded by the coding sequence ATGACCCTCTCTCTGGATGCTCTTGAATCGCATCTGTTCAAGTGCGCCGACATTATTAGAGACGCGGTTGACCCAACCGACTACAAGGACTACATTCTGCCTCTCGTCTACTACAAAACCATCTCCGATGAGTTCGAGCAACAGTACGAGCAGAATGTCGAGGACTATGGCGAGGAGCACGCCCAATGGCTCGAAGAGAATAGTGTCCGGTTGATTTTCTCGAATGAGGACCTGTGA
- the rpsJ gene encoding 30S ribosomal protein S10, producing the protein MQQARVRLAGTSPNDLDSICDDVREIADKTGVSVSGPIPLPTKTLEVPARKSPDGEGTATWEHWEMRVHKRLIDLDADERALRQLMRIQVPNDVSIEIVLED; encoded by the coding sequence ATGCAACAGGCACGCGTCAGACTCGCCGGCACGAGTCCGAACGACCTCGACAGCATCTGCGACGACGTTCGCGAGATCGCCGACAAGACCGGCGTCTCGGTGTCGGGTCCGATCCCGCTCCCGACGAAAACGCTCGAAGTGCCCGCGCGAAAATCGCCTGATGGCGAAGGGACCGCGACGTGGGAGCACTGGGAGATGCGTGTCCACAAGCGTCTCATTGACCTCGACGCCGACGAGCGCGCGCTCAGACAGCTCATGCGCATTCAGGTTCCCAACGACGTCTCCATCGAGATCGTTCTCGAGGACTGA
- a CDS encoding YihY/virulence factor BrkB family protein codes for MCPSFGEAKSFGKAVTREVSEENVTFMAGSIAYQAFVSLIPLLALLFLAVAIVGDQSLANEITGYTQSYLPPSAQQLLDGYIAGEADSSAGGAGVIGAVTLIWGTLKIFRGLDTAFSEIYDTTEDNSFLDQLVDGLVVLLTIGGAIVGAVVATTAFAALPEIPFIGLLNPLVLVIGLTVVFYPMYYRFPDVEGLTPKQVLPGVVVAAVGWALLQALFQVYIGYAGGGGTSGSDVIGAILLLLMWLYFSGLVLLLGAVVNAVIVGRTSESEGATPDGERSAGGDTGAIHGNALALRRERKRLDRRHAEITRERSGADERARAGGERDDDIEVLNRRNQRLLDRIRWYEKPVWKRGLLRALGYRPR; via the coding sequence ATGTGTCCGAGTTTCGGGGAGGCGAAATCGTTCGGGAAAGCGGTCACGCGGGAGGTCAGCGAGGAGAACGTCACGTTCATGGCCGGCAGCATCGCATATCAGGCGTTCGTCTCGCTGATCCCGCTGCTCGCGTTGCTCTTTCTCGCCGTCGCGATCGTCGGCGACCAGTCGCTGGCAAACGAGATCACCGGCTACACGCAGTCGTACCTCCCGCCGAGCGCACAGCAGTTGCTCGACGGCTACATCGCGGGCGAGGCCGACAGCTCCGCCGGCGGCGCGGGCGTCATCGGGGCCGTTACCCTGATCTGGGGGACGCTCAAGATCTTCCGCGGGCTTGATACGGCCTTCTCGGAGATCTACGACACTACCGAGGACAACTCGTTTCTCGATCAGCTCGTCGACGGGCTCGTCGTTCTGCTCACCATTGGCGGGGCGATCGTCGGCGCGGTCGTCGCGACGACTGCCTTCGCGGCCCTCCCGGAGATCCCCTTCATCGGGCTGCTCAACCCGTTGGTGTTGGTGATCGGCCTGACGGTCGTCTTCTATCCGATGTACTACCGCTTTCCCGACGTCGAGGGACTGACCCCGAAACAGGTCCTCCCCGGTGTCGTCGTCGCGGCGGTCGGCTGGGCGCTGTTGCAGGCGCTGTTTCAGGTCTACATCGGATACGCCGGCGGGGGAGGGACCAGCGGTTCGGACGTCATCGGCGCGATCCTCCTGCTGTTGATGTGGCTGTACTTCAGCGGGCTGGTCTTGCTGCTCGGGGCGGTCGTCAACGCGGTCATCGTGGGCCGAACCTCCGAGTCCGAGGGCGCGACGCCCGACGGCGAGCGGTCGGCGGGTGGCGACACGGGGGCGATCCACGGGAACGCCCTGGCGCTTCGGCGCGAACGAAAGCGCCTCGACCGGCGCCACGCCGAGATCACCCGCGAGCGCTCCGGGGCGGACGAGCGCGCTCGGGCCGGGGGCGAACGAGATGACGACATCGAGGTCCTCAATCGCCGAAACCAACGGCTTCTCGACCGGATTCGCTGGTACGAAAAGCCGGTCTGGAAGCGGGGACTCCTGCGGGCGCTTGGCTACCGACCACGATAG
- a CDS encoding amino acid-binding protein: MSDARAHTVRLELSDEPGELLNALHPIADNGGNLLSIYHERGNLTPRGRIPVEVDLECAPERFSGIVEALREAGINVIQAGEERYAEEVSVILVGPLIETDLSDTLRWFEECANLSVLDLSLSAPEDDRPSARLRLAAEAGGVSDALARVRELADEKGLLAIEPQLDREVEA; the protein is encoded by the coding sequence GTGAGCGACGCCCGCGCACACACCGTCCGGCTCGAACTCTCGGACGAGCCGGGCGAACTGCTGAACGCACTGCATCCGATCGCCGATAACGGCGGCAACCTGCTGTCGATCTACCACGAGCGAGGCAACCTCACCCCACGCGGGCGGATCCCCGTCGAGGTCGATCTGGAGTGTGCCCCCGAACGGTTCTCGGGCATCGTCGAAGCCCTGCGTGAGGCCGGCATCAACGTCATCCAAGCCGGCGAGGAGCGTTACGCCGAGGAGGTCTCGGTGATCCTCGTCGGCCCGCTCATCGAGACGGACCTCTCCGATACGCTGCGCTGGTTCGAGGAGTGTGCGAACCTTTCCGTCCTCGATCTCTCGCTGTCGGCCCCCGAGGACGACCGCCCGAGCGCCCGCCTCCGGCTGGCCGCCGAGGCCGGCGGCGTCTCCGACGCCCTCGCGCGGGTCCGCGAGCTCGCCGACGAGAAGGGACTGCTCGCCATCGAACCCCAGCTCGACCGGGAGGTGGAGGCATGA
- a CDS encoding rhomboid family intramembrane serine protease, with protein MSGRRGSPTIETLVAFALVFGLQMAVSFVGLMAFFFVLAPPVDVRPWTLVTSVYAHGGMGHLLSNALALLVFGLLVERRTTRVRFHAFFITTGVLAGIAQITLGSLAGPPQGVLGASGAIFALMGYVLAGNVVSTTLFDRVRLSGRLQFLLFVLFAALVTVATGAPGVALIAHFTGLVLGLVAGRAGLLDVH; from the coding sequence ATGAGCGGTCGCCGCGGCAGTCCGACGATCGAGACGCTGGTAGCCTTCGCCCTCGTTTTCGGTCTTCAGATGGCCGTCAGTTTCGTCGGGCTGATGGCGTTCTTCTTCGTGCTCGCGCCGCCCGTCGACGTTCGCCCGTGGACGCTGGTAACGAGCGTCTACGCTCACGGCGGGATGGGCCACCTGCTCTCGAACGCACTTGCCCTGCTGGTGTTCGGTCTGCTGGTCGAACGCCGGACTACCCGCGTTCGATTTCACGCGTTTTTCATCACTACCGGTGTGCTCGCGGGCATCGCCCAGATCACGCTGGGAAGTCTCGCGGGGCCACCGCAGGGTGTGCTCGGGGCAAGCGGCGCGATCTTCGCGCTGATGGGCTACGTGCTCGCTGGTAACGTGGTTTCGACCACTCTGTTCGACCGGGTTCGGCTGAGCGGGCGGCTACAGTTCCTGTTGTTCGTCCTCTTTGCCGCGCTCGTGACGGTCGCCACCGGCGCACCGGGCGTCGCGCTGATCGCGCACTTCACCGGCCTCGTCCTCGGCCTCGTTGCCGGACGGGCGGGGTTGCTCGACGTGCACTGA
- a CDS encoding homoserine dehydrogenase, which produces MRLAVVGAGAVGRSVIELAGEYGHSVTAVADSRSAAVDPEGLDPETVVAEKEREGRVGSSAPEAALDAEYDALIEATPTTLGDAEPGFSHVVGALERDRHVVLANKGPVAERYGELRAAERASAGEIRFEATVGGAIPALSTIEDFGPDHITAARGVLNGTANFILTRMAAEGLDYEHVLAEAQDLGVAEADPSFDVEGTDAALKCVIMANVLSEDREFTLADAEVEGIEGVPGSALELAGEDGRTVRLIGEATREGVRVGPRLVPENGTLAVSGTRNIVQFETTHAGRLNVSGRGAGGPETATAVLSDVGRLG; this is translated from the coding sequence ATGAGGCTCGCCGTCGTCGGCGCCGGCGCCGTCGGTCGTTCGGTGATCGAGCTCGCCGGGGAGTACGGCCACTCGGTCACGGCGGTCGCCGACTCGCGGAGCGCGGCGGTCGACCCCGAGGGGCTGGACCCCGAGACGGTGGTGGCGGAGAAAGAGCGTGAGGGTCGGGTCGGGTCGTCGGCGCCCGAGGCTGCCCTCGACGCGGAGTACGACGCCCTGATCGAGGCGACGCCCACGACGCTGGGCGACGCCGAGCCCGGCTTCTCGCACGTCGTCGGGGCGCTCGAACGGGATCGCCACGTCGTGCTCGCGAACAAGGGGCCCGTCGCCGAGCGCTACGGCGAGTTGCGCGCGGCCGAACGCGCGAGCGCGGGCGAGATCCGCTTCGAGGCGACGGTGGGAGGTGCGATTCCCGCGCTCTCGACCATCGAGGACTTCGGCCCCGACCATATCACCGCCGCCCGGGGCGTCCTGAACGGCACCGCGAACTTCATCCTCACCCGGATGGCCGCCGAGGGGCTCGACTACGAGCACGTGCTCGCGGAGGCCCAGGACCTCGGCGTCGCGGAGGCAGACCCCTCCTTCGACGTCGAGGGGACCGACGCCGCCCTGAAATGCGTGATCATGGCGAACGTGCTCTCGGAGGACCGGGAGTTCACCCTCGCCGACGCCGAGGTCGAGGGGATCGAGGGCGTGCCGGGAAGCGCCCTCGAACTCGCCGGCGAGGACGGCCGGACCGTCCGGCTGATCGGCGAGGCGACCCGCGAGGGGGTCCGGGTCGGCCCGCGGCTCGTCCCCGAGAACGGCACCCTCGCGGTCTCGGGCACCAGGAACATCGTCCAGTTCGAGACGACCCACGCCGGCCGGCTGAACGTCAGCGGGCGCGGGGCGGGCGGGCCAGAAACCGCGACGGCGGTGCTCTCGGACGTCGGCCGGCTCGGGTGA
- a CDS encoding Ntn hydrolase family protein: MGTIVGVRLTDGVALAADKRATGGSTVRSESVEKLFAFDGAEAGAVAADETGAIQTFGRKLDTEVRQRGTEQGSLIRIDPLSRLASELAADTGVEAVVAARDGEGVARMRAIDSAGAELDEKVVAQGTGAQFALGQLDGMDRDESIDGAADALGSIFERIAERDTETGEDCTVWTLPDG, encoded by the coding sequence ATGGGCACAATCGTCGGCGTCAGACTGACGGACGGCGTCGCGCTCGCGGCCGACAAACGCGCGACGGGCGGGAGTACGGTCAGAAGCGAGAGCGTCGAGAAGCTCTTCGCGTTCGACGGCGCGGAGGCCGGCGCGGTCGCGGCGGACGAAACCGGCGCGATCCAGACGTTCGGTCGTAAACTCGATACGGAGGTCCGCCAGCGTGGGACCGAACAGGGCTCGCTGATCCGGATCGATCCCCTCTCGCGTCTCGCGAGCGAACTGGCTGCGGACACGGGCGTCGAGGCGGTCGTCGCCGCCCGCGACGGCGAGGGTGTCGCCCGGATGCGCGCGATCGACAGTGCAGGCGCCGAACTCGACGAGAAAGTAGTCGCACAGGGCACCGGCGCTCAGTTCGCGCTCGGTCAACTCGACGGGATGGACCGCGACGAGTCGATCGACGGGGCGGCCGACGCCCTCGGATCGATCTTCGAGCGGATCGCCGAACGGGACACGGAGACCGGCGAGGACTGTACGGTCTGGACGCTTCCGGACGGGTAG
- a CDS encoding O-acetylhomoserine aminocarboxypropyltransferase/cysteine synthase family protein has product MADEDDEKFATRSVHAGQEPDETTGARAPPIYQTTSYEFDDTDHAARLFALEEPGNIYSRIMNPTNAMLEKRLASLEGGVAALATSSGMAAFDLANFVLAEAGDNVVSASALYGGTYTYLTHTVEKRGVETRFVDTLDYDAYEDAIDEETAYVHLETIGNPALVTPDIERVAEIAHTNDVPLFVDNTFATPYLCRPIEHGADLVWNSTTKWLHGAGSTVGGILVDGGTFEWESGDYPEITEPNPAYHGLNFRETFGEAAFAYAARARGLRDLGNQQSPFDAWVTLQKLESLPLRMEKHCENAQLVAEALESNPEVAWVNYPGLESHETHETASEYLDGGYGGMITFGLEDGYEAGRAVCNGVELASMLANVGDAKTLIIHPASTTHQQLSAEEKAASGVTDDLIRISVGIEDPADVVADLERAIEEAT; this is encoded by the coding sequence ATGGCAGACGAAGACGACGAGAAGTTCGCCACCAGAAGCGTTCACGCCGGCCAAGAGCCCGACGAGACCACCGGAGCGCGCGCGCCACCGATCTATCAGACGACCTCCTACGAGTTCGATGACACCGACCACGCCGCGCGGCTGTTCGCCCTCGAGGAGCCGGGCAACATCTACTCGCGGATCATGAACCCGACGAACGCCATGCTCGAAAAACGGCTGGCCTCGCTCGAAGGCGGGGTCGCGGCACTGGCCACGTCATCGGGCATGGCCGCGTTCGATCTGGCGAACTTCGTCCTCGCGGAGGCCGGCGACAACGTCGTTTCGGCGTCGGCGCTGTACGGCGGCACCTACACCTATCTCACCCACACCGTCGAGAAACGCGGCGTCGAGACTCGCTTCGTCGATACGCTGGATTACGACGCCTACGAGGACGCGATCGACGAGGAGACGGCATACGTCCACCTCGAAACCATCGGCAACCCCGCACTCGTAACACCGGACATCGAACGCGTCGCGGAGATCGCACACACAAACGACGTCCCGCTGTTCGTCGACAACACGTTCGCCACGCCCTATCTGTGTCGCCCCATCGAACACGGCGCTGATCTGGTCTGGAACTCGACCACGAAATGGCTTCACGGCGCGGGCTCGACCGTCGGCGGCATCCTCGTCGACGGCGGCACCTTCGAGTGGGAATCGGGCGACTACCCGGAGATCACCGAACCCAATCCGGCCTATCACGGGCTGAACTTCCGGGAGACCTTCGGCGAGGCGGCGTTCGCCTACGCCGCCCGTGCCCGCGGGTTGCGCGATCTGGGCAACCAGCAGTCACCCTTCGACGCCTGGGTCACCCTTCAGAAGCTCGAATCTCTGCCACTCAGGATGGAGAAACACTGCGAGAACGCCCAGCTGGTCGCCGAAGCTCTCGAGAGCAATCCCGAGGTCGCGTGGGTGAACTACCCCGGACTGGAGAGCCACGAGACCCACGAAACCGCAAGCGAGTATCTCGATGGCGGCTACGGCGGCATGATCACGTTCGGGCTGGAGGACGGATACGAGGCCGGACGGGCCGTCTGCAACGGGGTCGAACTCGCGAGCATGCTCGCGAACGTCGGCGACGCCAAGACCCTGATCATCCATCCCGCCTCGACGACCCACCAGCAGCTCTCGGCCGAGGAGAAGGCCGCAAGCGGCGTCACCGACGACCTCATTCGAATTTCCGTCGGAATCGAGGACCCCGCGGACGTCGTCGCCGATCTGGAGCGCGCGATCGAGGAAGCGACCTAA
- a CDS encoding MazG nucleotide pyrophosphohydrolase domain-containing protein codes for MLDPESETGELAKELLKASEYGEREVETTEGLEDEFGDVYYSLLSLADECGIDPEKALESSLTKYRERFDSSASVGSGE; via the coding sequence ATGCTCGATCCGGAAAGCGAGACGGGCGAACTCGCAAAGGAGCTGCTGAAGGCCAGCGAGTACGGCGAACGGGAGGTCGAGACGACCGAAGGATTGGAGGACGAGTTCGGTGATGTCTATTACTCGCTGCTCTCGCTGGCCGACGAGTGCGGGATCGACCCCGAGAAAGCGCTCGAATCGAGCCTGACGAAGTACCGTGAGCGCTTCGATTCGAGCGCGTCGGTCGGCTCCGGCGAGTAA